In Vicugna pacos chromosome 10, VicPac4, whole genome shotgun sequence, the following proteins share a genomic window:
- the XRRA1 gene encoding X-ray radiation resistance-associated protein 1 isoform X11, whose protein sequence is MPFAATWMDLKIIMLSEIAKEDAILPVALFPSLCELIFHNNPLVAHTRGVPPLLKSFLQERLGIRLVRRKIVKSKHRILMPRKDSRKVKTQVPKVPKKPLIVHHPPVITIKSSSKEMLQSEAALTEELPTTKTISVEREMPMEGLEGLSLSHRTFVPLPPIRSDSTVYSEGTSHLSDPAGHHSPDDEDTKSTESIFLTQVSGLSSSIFQKDDSEVKEKGQRPPTVPRVVKRTQKKLPSASLPSKYHGCEELLTAKPDPAFTEPKGIQKNAQALQHMLKHPLLHRSCKPRLDSLQKHYVPKEKRTQRIPIPPPRKTRAQLLDDVLIRMRDPRNITEAPLGAVLRQRKEQRLVNQKQYLEAKKLLKEFRARYRQLVRCSLRTVFRATEPPQVHPALSEGHPKFGRFLEFMDEFCQEPMASDSKG, encoded by the exons atgccatttgcagcaacatggatggacctgaagatcatcatgttaagtgaa ATCGCGAAGGAAGATGCCATCCTGCCAGTAGCTCTCTTCCCATCTCTCTGCGAGCTCATCTTCCATAACAACCCTCTGGTGGCCCATACACGAG GGGTCCCTCCACTGCTAAAAAGCTTCCTCCAGGAGCGGCTGGGAATCCGCTTAGTTCGAAGGAAGATAGTAAAGTCTAAGCATCGTATTTTGATGCCTCGGAAGGACTCGCGGAAG GTGAAAACCCAAGTCCCAAAGGTGCCAAAGAAGCCTCTGATTGTCCATCACCCACCCGTGATCACAATCAAATCTTCCTCAAAGGAGATGCTACAGTCAGAGGCCGCACTGACTGAGGAGCTGCCCACCACCAAAACCATTTCTGTGGAGCGAGAGATGCCCATGGAGGGCTTGGAGGGCCTTTCCCTGTCCCACCGGACCTTTGTGCCACTGCCTCCCATCCGCTCTGACTCCACTGTGTATAGTGAAGGGACATCCCACCTCAGCGACCCTGCAGGCCACCACAGCCCAGACGATGAGGACACCAAGAGCACTGAGTCCATCTTCTTGACCCAG GTGAGTGGGctgtcttcctccatcttccaGAAGGATGATTCAGAAGTAAAGGAGAAAGGCCAAAGACCACCCACAGTACCCAGAGTTGTGAAGAGGACTCAGAAGAAGCTCccatctgcctccctccccagcaagTACCATGGCTGTGAGGAGCTGCTGACAGCCAAACCTGATCCGGCCTTCACTGAGCCAAAAG GAATCCAGAAGAATGCACAGGCCCTGCAGCACATGCTGAAACACCCGCTTCTGCACCGCTCCTGCAAGCCCAGGCTGGACAGTCTTCAGAAACACTATGTTCCCAAGGAGAAACGG ACCCAGAGGATCCCTATTCCACCCCCACGGAAGACTCGAGCTCAGCTGCTAGATGATGTCCTCATTCGCATGCGGGACCCTCGGAACATTACAGAGGCACCACTAG GAGCTGTCCTGCGCCAGCGGAAGGAGCAGCGGCTGGTGAACCAGAAGCAGTACCTGGAGGCCAAGAAGCTGCTGAAGGAGTTTCGTGCACGCTACCGACAGCTGGTGCGCTGCTCGCTGCGGACAGTGTTCAGAGCCACAGAGCCGCCCCAGGTCCACCCTGCACTGAGTGAGGGCCACCCTAAGTTTGGCCGCTTCCTCGAGTTCATGGATGAGTTCTGCCAGGAGCCTATGGCCAGTGACTCGAAAGGCTAG
- the XRRA1 gene encoding X-ray radiation resistance-associated protein 1 isoform X8, whose protein sequence is MASSGVYKLDDGKPYLSNCFPAKNLLRMPEEEVVFSSYPGFSTSEIAKEDAILPVALFPSLCELIFHNNPLVAHTRGVPPLLKSFLQERLGIRLVRRKIVKSKHRILMPRKDSRKVKTQVPKVPKKPLIVHHPPVITIKSSSKEMLQSEAALTEELPTTKTISVEREMPMEGLEGLSLSHRTFVPLPPIRSDSTVYSEGTSHLSDPAGHHSPDDEDTKSTESIFLTQVSGLSSSIFQKDDSEVKEKGQRPPTVPRVVKRTQKKLPSASLPSKYHGCEELLTAKPDPAFTEPKGIQKNAQALQHMLKHPLLHRSCKPRLDSLQKHYVPKEKRTQRIPIPPPRKTRAQLLDDVLIRMRDPRNITEAPLGAVLRQRKEQRLVNQKQYLEAKKLLKEFRARYRQLVRCSLRTVFRATEPPQVHPALSEGHPKFGRFLEFMDEFCQEPMASDSKG, encoded by the exons ATCGCGAAGGAAGATGCCATCCTGCCAGTAGCTCTCTTCCCATCTCTCTGCGAGCTCATCTTCCATAACAACCCTCTGGTGGCCCATACACGAG GGGTCCCTCCACTGCTAAAAAGCTTCCTCCAGGAGCGGCTGGGAATCCGCTTAGTTCGAAGGAAGATAGTAAAGTCTAAGCATCGTATTTTGATGCCTCGGAAGGACTCGCGGAAG GTGAAAACCCAAGTCCCAAAGGTGCCAAAGAAGCCTCTGATTGTCCATCACCCACCCGTGATCACAATCAAATCTTCCTCAAAGGAGATGCTACAGTCAGAGGCCGCACTGACTGAGGAGCTGCCCACCACCAAAACCATTTCTGTGGAGCGAGAGATGCCCATGGAGGGCTTGGAGGGCCTTTCCCTGTCCCACCGGACCTTTGTGCCACTGCCTCCCATCCGCTCTGACTCCACTGTGTATAGTGAAGGGACATCCCACCTCAGCGACCCTGCAGGCCACCACAGCCCAGACGATGAGGACACCAAGAGCACTGAGTCCATCTTCTTGACCCAG GTGAGTGGGctgtcttcctccatcttccaGAAGGATGATTCAGAAGTAAAGGAGAAAGGCCAAAGACCACCCACAGTACCCAGAGTTGTGAAGAGGACTCAGAAGAAGCTCccatctgcctccctccccagcaagTACCATGGCTGTGAGGAGCTGCTGACAGCCAAACCTGATCCGGCCTTCACTGAGCCAAAAG GAATCCAGAAGAATGCACAGGCCCTGCAGCACATGCTGAAACACCCGCTTCTGCACCGCTCCTGCAAGCCCAGGCTGGACAGTCTTCAGAAACACTATGTTCCCAAGGAGAAACGG ACCCAGAGGATCCCTATTCCACCCCCACGGAAGACTCGAGCTCAGCTGCTAGATGATGTCCTCATTCGCATGCGGGACCCTCGGAACATTACAGAGGCACCACTAG GAGCTGTCCTGCGCCAGCGGAAGGAGCAGCGGCTGGTGAACCAGAAGCAGTACCTGGAGGCCAAGAAGCTGCTGAAGGAGTTTCGTGCACGCTACCGACAGCTGGTGCGCTGCTCGCTGCGGACAGTGTTCAGAGCCACAGAGCCGCCCCAGGTCCACCCTGCACTGAGTGAGGGCCACCCTAAGTTTGGCCGCTTCCTCGAGTTCATGGATGAGTTCTGCCAGGAGCCTATGGCCAGTGACTCGAAAGGCTAG
- the XRRA1 gene encoding X-ray radiation resistance-associated protein 1 isoform X10, translating to MDSPPCHPVWLSQSKVVFSSYPGFSTSEIAKEDAILPVALFPSLCELIFHNNPLVAHTRGVPPLLKSFLQERLGIRLVRRKIVKSKHRILMPRKDSRKVKTQVPKVPKKPLIVHHPPVITIKSSSKEMLQSEAALTEELPTTKTISVEREMPMEGLEGLSLSHRTFVPLPPIRSDSTVYSEGTSHLSDPAGHHSPDDEDTKSTESIFLTQVSGLSSSIFQKDDSEVKEKGQRPPTVPRVVKRTQKKLPSASLPSKYHGCEELLTAKPDPAFTEPKGIQKNAQALQHMLKHPLLHRSCKPRLDSLQKHYVPKEKRTQRIPIPPPRKTRAQLLDDVLIRMRDPRNITEAPLGAVLRQRKEQRLVNQKQYLEAKKLLKEFRARYRQLVRCSLRTVFRATEPPQVHPALSEGHPKFGRFLEFMDEFCQEPMASDSKG from the exons ATCGCGAAGGAAGATGCCATCCTGCCAGTAGCTCTCTTCCCATCTCTCTGCGAGCTCATCTTCCATAACAACCCTCTGGTGGCCCATACACGAG GGGTCCCTCCACTGCTAAAAAGCTTCCTCCAGGAGCGGCTGGGAATCCGCTTAGTTCGAAGGAAGATAGTAAAGTCTAAGCATCGTATTTTGATGCCTCGGAAGGACTCGCGGAAG GTGAAAACCCAAGTCCCAAAGGTGCCAAAGAAGCCTCTGATTGTCCATCACCCACCCGTGATCACAATCAAATCTTCCTCAAAGGAGATGCTACAGTCAGAGGCCGCACTGACTGAGGAGCTGCCCACCACCAAAACCATTTCTGTGGAGCGAGAGATGCCCATGGAGGGCTTGGAGGGCCTTTCCCTGTCCCACCGGACCTTTGTGCCACTGCCTCCCATCCGCTCTGACTCCACTGTGTATAGTGAAGGGACATCCCACCTCAGCGACCCTGCAGGCCACCACAGCCCAGACGATGAGGACACCAAGAGCACTGAGTCCATCTTCTTGACCCAG GTGAGTGGGctgtcttcctccatcttccaGAAGGATGATTCAGAAGTAAAGGAGAAAGGCCAAAGACCACCCACAGTACCCAGAGTTGTGAAGAGGACTCAGAAGAAGCTCccatctgcctccctccccagcaagTACCATGGCTGTGAGGAGCTGCTGACAGCCAAACCTGATCCGGCCTTCACTGAGCCAAAAG GAATCCAGAAGAATGCACAGGCCCTGCAGCACATGCTGAAACACCCGCTTCTGCACCGCTCCTGCAAGCCCAGGCTGGACAGTCTTCAGAAACACTATGTTCCCAAGGAGAAACGG ACCCAGAGGATCCCTATTCCACCCCCACGGAAGACTCGAGCTCAGCTGCTAGATGATGTCCTCATTCGCATGCGGGACCCTCGGAACATTACAGAGGCACCACTAG GAGCTGTCCTGCGCCAGCGGAAGGAGCAGCGGCTGGTGAACCAGAAGCAGTACCTGGAGGCCAAGAAGCTGCTGAAGGAGTTTCGTGCACGCTACCGACAGCTGGTGCGCTGCTCGCTGCGGACAGTGTTCAGAGCCACAGAGCCGCCCCAGGTCCACCCTGCACTGAGTGAGGGCCACCCTAAGTTTGGCCGCTTCCTCGAGTTCATGGATGAGTTCTGCCAGGAGCCTATGGCCAGTGACTCGAAAGGCTAG
- the XRRA1 gene encoding X-ray radiation resistance-associated protein 1 isoform X9 — MTSKVCALPPIFEILPVKSLKARNQTLAPPFPELRYLSLAYNKIAKEDAILPVALFPSLCELIFHNNPLVAHTRGVPPLLKSFLQERLGIRLVRRKIVKSKHRILMPRKDSRKVKTQVPKVPKKPLIVHHPPVITIKSSSKEMLQSEAALTEELPTTKTISVEREMPMEGLEGLSLSHRTFVPLPPIRSDSTVYSEGTSHLSDPAGHHSPDDEDTKSTESIFLTQVSGLSSSIFQKDDSEVKEKGQRPPTVPRVVKRTQKKLPSASLPSKYHGCEELLTAKPDPAFTEPKGIQKNAQALQHMLKHPLLHRSCKPRLDSLQKHYVPKEKRTQRIPIPPPRKTRAQLLDDVLIRMRDPRNITEAPLGAVLRQRKEQRLVNQKQYLEAKKLLKEFRARYRQLVRCSLRTVFRATEPPQVHPALSEGHPKFGRFLEFMDEFCQEPMASDSKG; from the exons ATCGCGAAGGAAGATGCCATCCTGCCAGTAGCTCTCTTCCCATCTCTCTGCGAGCTCATCTTCCATAACAACCCTCTGGTGGCCCATACACGAG GGGTCCCTCCACTGCTAAAAAGCTTCCTCCAGGAGCGGCTGGGAATCCGCTTAGTTCGAAGGAAGATAGTAAAGTCTAAGCATCGTATTTTGATGCCTCGGAAGGACTCGCGGAAG GTGAAAACCCAAGTCCCAAAGGTGCCAAAGAAGCCTCTGATTGTCCATCACCCACCCGTGATCACAATCAAATCTTCCTCAAAGGAGATGCTACAGTCAGAGGCCGCACTGACTGAGGAGCTGCCCACCACCAAAACCATTTCTGTGGAGCGAGAGATGCCCATGGAGGGCTTGGAGGGCCTTTCCCTGTCCCACCGGACCTTTGTGCCACTGCCTCCCATCCGCTCTGACTCCACTGTGTATAGTGAAGGGACATCCCACCTCAGCGACCCTGCAGGCCACCACAGCCCAGACGATGAGGACACCAAGAGCACTGAGTCCATCTTCTTGACCCAG GTGAGTGGGctgtcttcctccatcttccaGAAGGATGATTCAGAAGTAAAGGAGAAAGGCCAAAGACCACCCACAGTACCCAGAGTTGTGAAGAGGACTCAGAAGAAGCTCccatctgcctccctccccagcaagTACCATGGCTGTGAGGAGCTGCTGACAGCCAAACCTGATCCGGCCTTCACTGAGCCAAAAG GAATCCAGAAGAATGCACAGGCCCTGCAGCACATGCTGAAACACCCGCTTCTGCACCGCTCCTGCAAGCCCAGGCTGGACAGTCTTCAGAAACACTATGTTCCCAAGGAGAAACGG ACCCAGAGGATCCCTATTCCACCCCCACGGAAGACTCGAGCTCAGCTGCTAGATGATGTCCTCATTCGCATGCGGGACCCTCGGAACATTACAGAGGCACCACTAG GAGCTGTCCTGCGCCAGCGGAAGGAGCAGCGGCTGGTGAACCAGAAGCAGTACCTGGAGGCCAAGAAGCTGCTGAAGGAGTTTCGTGCACGCTACCGACAGCTGGTGCGCTGCTCGCTGCGGACAGTGTTCAGAGCCACAGAGCCGCCCCAGGTCCACCCTGCACTGAGTGAGGGCCACCCTAAGTTTGGCCGCTTCCTCGAGTTCATGGATGAGTTCTGCCAGGAGCCTATGGCCAGTGACTCGAAAGGCTAG